One Fuerstiella marisgermanici DNA window includes the following coding sequences:
- the smpB gene encoding SsrA-binding protein SmpB, producing MAAQKKSKNAEDPNSRTVCRNRKARHEYDVLDEIDCGVQLYGSEVKSIRNSKISIDEAYGRVDGDEVWLVNADIAEYPQATIFNHERRRKRKLLLHRREIRKFAEGGEQKGLTLVPLAVFITRGFIKVKLGLCKGRKLHDKRENLKKQQHRREMEAAIKHK from the coding sequence ATGGCAGCCCAGAAGAAATCTAAAAACGCGGAAGACCCGAACTCACGCACCGTGTGTCGCAATCGAAAAGCGCGCCATGAATATGATGTGCTGGATGAGATCGACTGCGGCGTTCAGCTTTACGGCAGCGAAGTAAAAAGCATTCGTAACAGCAAGATCTCCATCGATGAAGCCTACGGGCGAGTCGACGGTGATGAAGTATGGCTGGTGAATGCCGACATCGCAGAATACCCGCAGGCGACCATCTTCAATCACGAACGGCGTCGCAAGCGCAAGCTATTGCTGCATCGCCGTGAAATTCGCAAGTTCGCAGAAGGTGGTGAACAGAAGGGGCTGACACTGGTTCCGCTGGCCGTCTTTATCACTCGCGGCTTCATCAAGGTGAAGCTGGGCCTGTGCAAAGGTCGCAAGCTGCACGACAAGCGTGAGAACCTTAAGAAGCAACAGCACCGGCGCGAAATGGAAGCCGCGATTAAGCATAAGTAG
- a CDS encoding response regulator transcription factor encodes MTDSYTTGEHIADTSYSSTRVVAEGWSAISQSEILEPLRKAGRKKLAPLSPREMQVLKRVVAGDSNKLIARKLFISEKTVEKYRSNLMHKLQVRTVPDLMRIWLQANPQDLVVEQRSNGGASAPWSQ; translated from the coding sequence ATGACCGACTCGTACACAACGGGTGAGCACATTGCCGACACGTCATATTCTTCGACACGCGTCGTGGCTGAGGGTTGGTCTGCAATTTCTCAATCAGAAATTCTGGAGCCCCTGCGGAAGGCGGGCCGAAAGAAACTCGCGCCGCTTAGTCCGCGAGAGATGCAGGTGCTGAAGAGAGTTGTCGCTGGAGATTCGAATAAATTGATCGCGCGAAAGTTGTTCATCAGCGAAAAGACGGTTGAGAAATACCGGAGCAACCTGATGCATAAGCTACAAGTCAGGACTGTGCCCGATCTGATGCGCATCTGGTTGCAGGCCAATCCGCAGGATTTGGTCGTCGAACAGCGATCAAACGGAGGCGCGAGCGCGCCGTGGTCGCAATAA
- a CDS encoding IS256 family transposase: MSKTKTDRTKVPVGQALDPEVISFRAQFDERSPLDEIVREGARRMLQTAVDAEVDAFVAMHADRTDEHGRRLVVKNGSLPERDILTGAGAIPVTQGRVRDNDPDREKRVAFSPSVLPSYLRKTKAIEELIPWLYLKGISTGDFNEALQSLVGERAAGLSPNVVCRLKDQWCSEYDDWSKRDLSNKQYVYIWADGIHAKLRLEDDANKKQCLLVLMGATPEGQKELIAVLDGYRESEQSWCELLVDLKQRGLQLSPKVAVGDGALGFWAAIRKVFPETREQRCWVHKTANVLNKMPKSVQPKAKGDLHEIWQAETKDDANKAFDKFIEKYGAKYAAACDCLKKDRDELLTFYDFPAEHWSHLRTTNPIESTFATIRLRHRKTKGSGTRRASLAMMFKLAQSASKKWRRLNCHEKITLVIEGRSFKDGIMQDDIAA, from the coding sequence ATGAGCAAGACTAAAACAGACCGAACCAAAGTGCCAGTGGGTCAAGCGCTCGATCCCGAAGTGATTTCCTTTCGGGCTCAGTTCGACGAGCGAAGTCCGCTCGACGAGATTGTCCGTGAGGGAGCCAGGCGGATGCTACAAACCGCAGTCGATGCCGAGGTGGATGCGTTCGTCGCCATGCATGCGGATCGGACTGACGAGCACGGCCGGCGACTGGTCGTCAAGAACGGAAGCCTTCCGGAGCGGGACATCCTCACCGGTGCCGGAGCGATTCCGGTCACTCAGGGGCGTGTCCGCGACAACGATCCTGATCGCGAAAAACGGGTGGCTTTCTCGCCAAGCGTGCTTCCGAGCTATCTGCGAAAAACGAAGGCCATTGAAGAACTCATCCCCTGGCTTTACCTCAAAGGAATTTCCACGGGTGACTTCAACGAGGCGTTGCAGTCGCTCGTCGGCGAGCGGGCCGCCGGGCTGAGTCCCAACGTGGTTTGCCGGCTCAAGGATCAGTGGTGCAGCGAATACGATGACTGGAGCAAGCGGGATCTATCGAACAAGCAGTACGTTTACATCTGGGCCGACGGCATTCACGCGAAGCTCCGACTGGAGGATGACGCCAATAAAAAGCAGTGTTTGCTGGTGCTGATGGGGGCTACGCCGGAAGGCCAGAAAGAATTGATCGCGGTGCTGGACGGTTACCGCGAGAGCGAGCAGAGCTGGTGCGAGTTACTGGTCGACTTGAAGCAACGTGGCCTGCAATTGTCACCGAAGGTTGCCGTTGGCGATGGTGCGCTTGGCTTCTGGGCCGCGATCCGCAAAGTATTCCCCGAGACTCGTGAACAACGCTGTTGGGTTCACAAGACGGCCAATGTTCTCAACAAGATGCCTAAGAGCGTTCAACCCAAAGCGAAAGGCGACCTGCACGAAATCTGGCAGGCAGAAACGAAGGACGATGCGAACAAAGCGTTCGATAAATTCATTGAAAAGTACGGTGCGAAGTATGCAGCGGCTTGCGATTGCCTGAAGAAGGACCGCGACGAGCTGCTGACGTTCTACGATTTCCCGGCCGAACACTGGAGCCACTTGCGGACAACCAACCCGATCGAATCCACCTTCGCGACGATCCGCCTTCGTCACCGCAAGACCAAAGGCAGCGGAACAAGACGGGCGAGCTTAGCGATGATGTTCAAGCTGGCTCAGTCAGCATCGAAGAAATGGAGACGACTCAACTGCCACGAAAAGATCACACTCGTCATCGAAGGACGTTCCTTCAAAGACGGAATCATGCAGGATGATATCGCCGCCTAA
- a CDS encoding (deoxy)nucleoside triphosphate pyrophosphohydrolase: MSSPTKVAIAVVESVGHVLVGTRAADVPLPGMAEFPGGKCHPDETPRSCAVRECREETGLMVTPRDHLATATHTYDHGTVELHFWRCHLTPDLPDLASAAKPFRWVKIEDLSALNFPEANAEVLSMLAGS, encoded by the coding sequence ATGTCTTCGCCAACAAAAGTCGCCATTGCCGTGGTGGAATCCGTGGGCCATGTCCTGGTCGGCACACGAGCAGCCGATGTGCCCTTGCCGGGCATGGCCGAATTCCCAGGCGGTAAATGTCATCCGGATGAAACGCCGCGAAGCTGCGCGGTGCGTGAGTGTCGTGAAGAAACCGGTCTGATGGTGACGCCGCGAGACCATCTGGCAACGGCAACGCATACGTATGACCACGGCACAGTGGAACTCCACTTCTGGCGATGCCACCTCACGCCGGACCTGCCGGATCTTGCGTCCGCGGCCAAGCCGTTTCGATGGGTCAAGATCGAAGACCTTTCTGCGTTGAACTTCCCGGAAGCCAACGCAGAAGTGCTTTCGATGCTGGCAGGTTCGTAG
- a CDS encoding PAS domain-containing protein, translated as MIQRVDTLGPPAFAANLAAPRILRGVSVTVDFAERSKAVDELWLILKSQPGVGVLIVDREGKVLFCNDQARQIFYGNDFDPIGMTIEEVEGAEFAAERMPIIRRVIDTGEAVLLRHVRGGRHTESLLWPMQANESRTPRVMAITRQFLESDQSDGTYPCVDSKFVDLGPLDVLTKREIEVLALVGHGIPLKSVAKHSASLNALLNATARTSHGS; from the coding sequence ATGATCCAGAGGGTCGATACACTTGGTCCTCCGGCGTTCGCTGCAAACCTTGCCGCGCCGAGAATTCTTCGTGGCGTCTCTGTCACTGTTGATTTTGCTGAGAGAAGTAAAGCCGTGGACGAACTCTGGCTAATCCTGAAGAGTCAGCCTGGTGTTGGAGTCCTGATCGTGGATCGGGAAGGTAAGGTGTTGTTCTGCAACGATCAGGCACGACAAATTTTTTACGGGAATGACTTTGATCCGATTGGAATGACAATTGAAGAAGTTGAAGGGGCCGAATTCGCGGCAGAACGCATGCCCATCATTCGGCGAGTTATCGATACCGGCGAGGCCGTTCTGTTGAGGCATGTTCGCGGCGGACGGCATACCGAATCCTTGCTGTGGCCGATGCAGGCTAACGAAAGTCGCACGCCGCGAGTTATGGCGATTACGCGGCAGTTTCTGGAGTCGGATCAGTCCGATGGAACGTATCCGTGCGTTGATTCCAAATTCGTGGATCTTGGCCCATTGGATGTTCTTACGAAGCGTGAAATCGAAGTACTCGCCCTGGTTGGCCACGGCATTCCGTTGAAGTCCGTCGCCAAACACTCGGCGTCGCTCAACGCACTGTTGAACGCTACCGCACGGACATCGCACGGAAGCTGA
- a CDS encoding trypsin-like peptidase domain-containing protein has translation MNLIAMLMLAADPGGQPLPDVVLLDFTASYCQPCREMAPVLQRMKSAGYPIRVIDFGKEHAVSREYNVDRIPTFILLVKGKEVKRFVGITAEQELRQAMNDAARKLDQQRKAAAPPAEPQLAEVDPPTAAVPKSGLRNMFDRMKSGLGGERTASRDDIERPDFRAQSPDEGKPAITDDTLAMQSTVRVRLDAGEFKDVGTGTIIHSVTGQSTILTCAHMFKDVTKKADVEVEVFRNGETLKYAATVLGGNHDSDLAFLRIKNTSPLPMAPLQQGELKLKPNDDVFSIGCNGGKSPTLLRMNVKKVGYFEGPQNILCTIDPVQGRSGGGLFNVHGELVGVCSGAFRESKEGLYTGVGAARELMAQLDLNSLFETEVPGFAANAEKGQTKTASFEQEADPFDQLFDDNDQIFNESAAPFAEEAAPAETPAPPAFETMPPDALTDPFAAAAAPAIAMATSTSSDTPTEITVIIDSNDPTQGKQVVVIPRPSPWLLELLTGKSQNSASRLANIQASRLSTTSARPGVRKPPQRQVNPYPVSPRAHVRNAIHRPPVDLTRVTRKAVSQKSTLQLLPPAR, from the coding sequence ATGAACCTGATTGCCATGCTGATGCTAGCCGCCGACCCAGGTGGTCAGCCGCTACCGGACGTCGTCCTGCTTGATTTCACCGCAAGCTACTGCCAGCCCTGCCGGGAAATGGCGCCTGTCTTGCAGCGAATGAAAAGCGCTGGCTACCCAATCCGCGTGATCGACTTTGGGAAGGAGCATGCGGTAAGCCGTGAGTACAACGTCGACAGAATTCCGACGTTCATCCTGCTGGTGAAAGGCAAAGAGGTCAAACGCTTTGTCGGAATTACGGCTGAGCAGGAATTGCGGCAGGCGATGAACGACGCTGCCAGGAAGCTGGACCAACAGCGAAAGGCGGCCGCGCCACCTGCTGAACCGCAGCTGGCAGAAGTAGATCCGCCCACGGCTGCCGTTCCAAAGTCAGGGCTGCGAAATATGTTCGACCGGATGAAGAGCGGGCTAGGCGGCGAACGCACGGCCAGCCGCGACGATATCGAACGACCCGACTTTCGAGCTCAAAGCCCGGATGAGGGTAAGCCCGCAATTACCGACGATACGCTCGCTATGCAATCGACGGTGCGAGTTCGTTTGGATGCCGGTGAATTCAAAGACGTTGGTACCGGGACGATCATTCACAGCGTGACTGGCCAGTCGACGATTCTGACGTGTGCTCACATGTTTAAAGACGTCACAAAGAAGGCTGACGTCGAAGTGGAAGTGTTTCGGAATGGCGAAACTCTGAAGTACGCCGCGACAGTATTGGGCGGTAACCATGATTCCGATCTTGCTTTCCTGAGAATCAAAAATACGTCACCACTGCCGATGGCTCCGCTGCAGCAGGGCGAGCTGAAACTAAAGCCCAACGACGACGTTTTCAGTATCGGCTGCAACGGAGGAAAGTCTCCGACACTGCTGAGAATGAACGTCAAAAAGGTCGGCTACTTTGAAGGGCCGCAAAATATTCTGTGTACCATTGATCCGGTGCAGGGGCGATCCGGCGGCGGGCTGTTTAATGTTCACGGAGAACTGGTTGGCGTTTGCAGCGGGGCTTTTCGGGAATCCAAAGAAGGCCTCTACACCGGTGTCGGTGCGGCTCGCGAACTGATGGCCCAGTTGGATCTGAATTCGCTGTTCGAAACCGAAGTCCCGGGCTTTGCAGCGAACGCCGAAAAGGGGCAAACCAAAACGGCCTCATTTGAACAGGAGGCTGATCCATTCGACCAGCTGTTCGATGATAACGATCAAATCTTCAACGAAAGTGCAGCACCGTTCGCTGAGGAAGCTGCCCCTGCCGAAACGCCGGCACCGCCCGCGTTCGAAACCATGCCGCCTGATGCGTTGACCGACCCATTTGCCGCCGCCGCGGCGCCTGCAATCGCCATGGCCACATCGACGAGCAGTGACACTCCTACTGAGATCACAGTAATCATCGATTCGAATGACCCAACTCAAGGCAAGCAGGTGGTTGTGATACCTCGACCAAGCCCGTGGCTATTGGAGCTGCTGACCGGGAAATCGCAAAACAGTGCATCAAGACTGGCCAACATTCAAGCATCCCGCTTGTCGACCACCAGCGCCCGACCAGGCGTTCGAAAGCCCCCGCAACGTCAAGTGAATCCGTATCCCGTCAGCCCGCGGGCGCATGTCCGCAACGCAATTCACCGACCACCGGTCGATCTGACGCGGGTGACTCGGAAGGCAGTGTCACAAAAATCGACGCTGCAATTGCTGCCGCCAGCTCGGTAA
- a CDS encoding CbiX/SirB N-terminal domain-containing protein — translation MSDSSAPVNAVIIVDHGSRREASNDMLLKATEAFAQQSSYDIVEPAHMELAQPDIAAAYRNCVARGAKRIIVFPYFLSPGRHWNEDIPNLVKSAALPFPDTEWLVTAPFGLHPGMSSIINDRIRHCLEVAEAGEGSCDVCDAEEPCHIRDGKT, via the coding sequence ATGTCTGATTCGAGTGCCCCGGTCAACGCCGTCATCATCGTTGACCATGGCTCACGCCGCGAAGCCAGCAATGACATGCTGCTGAAAGCGACAGAAGCGTTCGCTCAGCAGTCGTCGTACGACATTGTCGAACCGGCTCACATGGAGCTGGCCCAACCCGACATCGCCGCCGCCTACCGCAACTGCGTCGCTCGCGGAGCAAAACGCATCATCGTCTTCCCCTACTTCCTGTCGCCCGGTCGCCACTGGAACGAAGACATCCCCAACCTCGTCAAATCCGCCGCCCTGCCCTTCCCCGACACCGAATGGCTCGTCACCGCCCCCTTCGGCCTGCACCCGGGTATGTCATCCATCATCAACGACCGCATCCGGCATTGCCTGGAAGTCGCGGAGGCGGGCGAGGGATCGTGTGATGTTTGTGACGCTGAAGAGCCGTGCCATATTCGCGACGGTAAGACCTGA
- a CDS encoding sigma-70 family RNA polymerase sigma factor, with protein sequence MHRLDSGMKAIIEQARERGFVTVQQAHEWLPDEGGDPAMVDNLIKAMDEAGVDFIEDPDIPLEPEPIEEEIREEQAEKAARALLGAETSALSSRDPIRMYLSQMGNIPLLSRDREIFLAKQIEITRKRMRRHVVESDFALRIAVDIIEKVKRQELPFERTLRTSETEDVRKEQIEGRMESNLATLNVLMAENEADFKATRGLPDGDPEKEVLEQRLRNRRVKMCTLCEELSVRTHRMQPVMKRMLQIGERIEQLQDEIACLKGLRTAESERESLERELEEYVQMVLETPDQFLARCREIKSRMDGWTDAKQKLSGGNLRLVVSIAKKYRNRGLSFLDLIQEGNAGLMRGVEKYEYRRGYKFSTYATWWIRQAITRAVADHARTIRIPVHMFQNISMLKAKAEEIRQATGREPSNEELAEAVGMSIEETERIMKTWKHPISLDTPVGESEDSSFGEFLEDSHEQSPAESAAKQMLRDKIDHVLKSLTYREREIVKLRYGLGDGYSYTLEETGRIFKVTRERIRQIESKALKKLQHHTRAIHLRGFVDHVPDEEEEQPKESSESNADAVGVA encoded by the coding sequence GTGCATCGTCTCGATTCAGGAATGAAGGCGATCATTGAACAAGCCAGGGAAAGAGGCTTTGTCACTGTTCAACAAGCTCACGAGTGGCTGCCGGATGAAGGCGGCGACCCGGCAATGGTCGACAACCTGATCAAAGCCATGGATGAGGCGGGAGTCGATTTTATCGAAGATCCCGACATCCCGCTGGAACCAGAACCGATTGAAGAAGAGATCCGTGAAGAGCAGGCCGAGAAAGCGGCTCGTGCTCTGCTTGGTGCCGAAACGTCTGCGCTATCGTCACGTGACCCCATTCGTATGTATCTCAGCCAAATGGGGAACATCCCGCTGCTGAGTCGCGACCGGGAAATCTTTCTGGCCAAACAGATCGAAATCACACGCAAGCGAATGCGACGTCATGTCGTCGAATCTGATTTCGCACTTCGCATCGCCGTCGACATCATCGAGAAAGTCAAACGCCAGGAATTGCCCTTCGAACGTACTCTGCGAACTTCAGAAACTGAAGACGTTCGCAAAGAACAAATCGAAGGCCGCATGGAAAGCAATCTGGCCACGCTTAATGTGTTGATGGCCGAAAATGAAGCCGACTTCAAGGCGACTCGTGGCCTGCCCGATGGCGACCCGGAGAAGGAAGTCCTCGAACAGCGTCTCCGCAATCGTCGCGTCAAGATGTGTACGCTGTGCGAAGAACTCAGCGTGCGAACGCACCGCATGCAGCCTGTCATGAAACGCATGCTGCAGATCGGTGAACGCATCGAACAGTTGCAGGACGAAATCGCCTGCCTGAAGGGACTGCGTACCGCCGAATCGGAACGCGAGTCGCTGGAACGCGAACTGGAAGAATACGTGCAGATGGTTCTGGAAACTCCAGACCAGTTCCTCGCACGATGTCGCGAGATCAAAAGCCGCATGGATGGCTGGACAGACGCCAAACAAAAACTGTCTGGCGGTAACCTGCGACTTGTTGTTTCGATTGCCAAGAAGTACCGCAACCGAGGCCTCAGCTTTCTGGACCTGATCCAGGAAGGCAATGCGGGCCTGATGCGAGGCGTCGAAAAGTACGAATACCGTCGCGGCTATAAGTTCTCAACGTACGCAACGTGGTGGATTCGTCAGGCGATCACTCGCGCTGTCGCGGATCATGCTCGAACCATTCGTATTCCGGTTCACATGTTCCAAAACATCTCAATGCTAAAAGCCAAGGCGGAAGAAATTCGCCAGGCAACCGGCCGCGAGCCCAGCAACGAAGAGCTGGCTGAAGCGGTTGGTATGAGCATCGAGGAAACCGAACGCATCATGAAGACGTGGAAGCATCCGATCAGCCTGGATACTCCCGTCGGCGAAAGCGAAGACAGCAGCTTTGGTGAGTTCCTTGAGGACTCACACGAACAAAGCCCGGCCGAATCAGCTGCCAAGCAGATGCTGCGTGACAAAATCGACCACGTGCTGAAAAGCCTGACCTACCGCGAACGCGAAATCGTCAAGCTGCGATACGGACTGGGTGATGGCTACAGCTACACGCTGGAAGAAACCGGTCGCATCTTCAAAGTGACTCGCGAACGTATCCGCCAGATCGAAAGCAAGGCTCTGAAGAAGCTGCAGCACCACACGCGAGCCATCCACTTGCGTGGCTTCGTGGATCACGTGCCTGATGAAGAAGAAGAACAGCCAAAAGAAAGCTCAGAGTCAAACGCGGACGCCGTAGGCGTTGCCTGA
- a CDS encoding enoyl-ACP reductase FabI, which translates to MGLFEGKKGLVLGIANNFSIAWAITQKLHEQGAEMAFTHLPDGERPKNEKKVRKLVEPIGAKFVMPCDVCDDSHIEAVMDKTAAEFGKIDFLLHSIAFAPPADLTGPTYACSRKGFATAMEISAYSLLAVTGAAKKKGILNEGASVLTLSYFGGEEVIPGYNLMGICKAALECEVRYLASELGQDGVRVNAISAGPLKTVSAQGVGDFDQMLSLYAAVSPMRDNIDMDDVGKSGMFLLSDLASGITAEVIHVDKGFSKMGAPPADFADSMKS; encoded by the coding sequence ATGGGATTGTTCGAAGGCAAAAAGGGGCTGGTTCTGGGGATCGCCAACAACTTCTCCATCGCGTGGGCCATCACGCAGAAGCTGCACGAACAGGGTGCAGAAATGGCATTCACGCACCTGCCCGACGGCGAACGCCCCAAGAACGAAAAGAAGGTTCGCAAACTTGTCGAACCGATCGGCGCAAAGTTTGTGATGCCGTGCGACGTTTGCGATGACTCACACATCGAAGCCGTCATGGACAAGACGGCCGCCGAATTCGGCAAGATTGACTTTCTGCTTCACAGTATCGCCTTCGCCCCACCCGCCGACCTGACTGGGCCGACCTACGCGTGCAGCCGCAAGGGTTTTGCAACAGCCATGGAAATCAGCGCGTACAGCCTGCTGGCTGTTACCGGCGCGGCGAAAAAGAAAGGCATCCTGAACGAAGGCGCCAGCGTGCTGACGCTGTCGTACTTTGGTGGCGAAGAAGTCATCCCCGGCTACAACCTGATGGGCATCTGCAAAGCGGCTTTGGAATGTGAAGTCCGCTACCTCGCCAGTGAACTTGGTCAGGATGGCGTGCGAGTCAACGCAATCAGCGCCGGCCCTCTGAAGACCGTCAGTGCTCAGGGTGTGGGTGACTTCGACCAGATGCTCTCACTGTACGCAGCCGTTTCCCCGATGCGTGACAACATCGACATGGACGACGTCGGCAAGTCTGGCATGTTTCTGCTAAGCGATCTTGCCAGCGGCATTACGGCGGAAGTGATTCATGTGGATAAAGGCTTCAGCAAAATGGGAGCACCACCCGCCGACTTTGCGGATTCGATGAAGTCGTAG